ATGCTGAAATGTGTAATCGAATATTTAAGAATGCACCCTTGAAGACCGCAAAGTTCATATAGAGTGAGTCAAAGTCAAAGATAATGTCAAAAGGCGTAGTCGAATGTTTAAGTATGGTGGAAAAAAACTATAGTCGAATACTTAGGGATGTTGGGAATTGAGTGTATTTGAATGCTTTCAGTATAATGAGAAATAGGAATGGAAcggttaataatatattattaaagaataatttagatgatatttttttttttactttttagtattaaaattattaattattatatatatatatatatatatatatatatatatatatatatatatataatccataaaatataataaatttttattaatttaatttatgtttctatgtatattttaaaaaatatataaaatagaaaaaaatatttaactaataggTTAAGTTTTAACGTGATggagattttttaaatttttttattattataaaaaattaaaataatatcttatacttgaaataatattttagaattttccaAAAAGTTTAAAAGGAAAAACATTAGTTTGATAGagatgaaattaataatattagaaataaaaagaGTGATATCGGTGGAAAGAATGAGTTGGTTTGCCaatagtaatattaattaaaaaatatattttaaaaaataaatattaatatttaagggtattaatattaatattttttaaaatacaaatatttttacatattttaaataatttataatataaatatatatatatatttaaaaaattttaaaaatttatttaaattaaacaaaaatataaaattttatttaactaaaatatgttaagtttttaagtaattgaaaattattttaggtttatttattataaaaaaacaaaatgaaacattatgtacatgtaataatattttagaattgattgaaaatataaaataaaaattatcacatatttttatattttactatattttattatatatatatatatatatatatatatatatatatatatatatatatatatataacttgataatgtaatgtttgaaaatttttaaaaaattgttagaagtaataaaaaattaattgtaaatattaatgatattagtgattaaaatatgtaaataaaatatgaataaattgatttaccaattataatatttttgtaaaaaaatgtttaaaaaatgcatattaatatttaaggtaattaatattaatatttttgtaaataaaattttaaataatttatttttaaaaattattaatattattttttaataataagatattttatgataaagaattattaagtaaaatgatattttaaaataattatttaataaatatttaaataaaaaactaatatatttaacataatatttttttcttttaattttattcttttaaaattattaattatttatatgtatataaatgcatacaaaattctttataatattatatatatatatatatatatatatatatatatataaataaatcaaataataaatctaaaaaacagTAATAATTCTCTACAAATTTGgtgaaaaatgttaaaaataaactaaataaaaatgtacATAAACTCTATGGGtaagttgacttatttcataaTTGTAAAATGGAAATGTGTTCTTAGTGGACTTTTTTGTGCTGATGTAAATAGTCATGCGCAAAAAAAGATTCTTCAATACCCAAATGTCCATGCCCATGCTGTAGACCTCTAATTTAATAATCAGTttgttaaattgttattaaattCACAATgacatgtatatataatatattattactgttataaatattatttattaccaaaatttaatattatttattaaataatttaaaataaattaattaaacaatttattgttcatatatttcaaattcaattcatACTAAAATTAAccgattaaataaaaaaataactataaaatcaATTCCCATAATTAAACGATTAAATGAAGAGATATCTATAAAATCAATTCCTAATTAGCTCGCATTTTACATAGTCCACTtaagaaaaacaattttttattctaaaataataataatatgaattttatagTCACTTTTtgcaatatttaaaaatatttttattattattattatatatatattttttcagtCATAAAATCTTATGAACTGTTTTGATAAGTGTTTCATCttgacaataaaattatatgatttaacaaaaatagttttggatttATTGAAAGAAATCTCAAATATTAGGGACGGACTTAGGATTTCGAACTGAGATaggcttgaaaaaaatttagggtggcttaaaataataaataaaaaattttgaaaaaaacatatatataaaagtaagttttacaatttttttaataattaaataaaaaaaatgaattatattaaatttttttaagaaatcaagggtaatgtcatatttttaccataaaaaaaaaaaataatttttttttttggagtgGGCTTCAACCCACCGgaacccctacatagattcgtccctaacataaaccattatactaaaaaaaaaacaagattgaagatctaaatatttaattttaattgctTACAACAGAACAGAATACCTTAACAAACAGGCCCTTCCGAACTACCTTACTAAAATGTTGGGTTTGAGTTAGCCAAGAGTCGTCAGATTAAATGTCTCTTTATCCAACGGTCGTTATTGACTTTACAATCACTATAAATTTGATGGCCAATTCTTCTTACACCTACTTCTCCGcatttctcattttctctctcagTGTTGATCTAAGCAATTCCAATGGCCACTATTCAGTCCGTCAATGCGAGGCAGATCTTCGACAGCCGTGGAAATCCCACAGTCGaggtttgaatttgatttggtGTATATCGTTGTTTGAATCTTGAACATAGATCTTTTCATTCACAAACAGATTTGCTGTTTGGAATTTGTTGATTGTGGCTTCTCATGATCTGTCATAGCTTCTTCACCCCGTTGATTATCTAGTCTAGCGattcagaaaaaaataaaataagagcaATAAGAAAAACCGATAATCGACTAGGCTGATTAGAAGGGTTCATTTTTCCTTATGTTCATTTCCTTTGAACGTGCAATTAGTTGGTTTGCGATAGATCtgagatgttttttttttgtattccAAATGAGTTCTGTTTTTGCATAAATTCATGAACATAAGATAGTTAGTGTATTTTCAGAAACTAATAACAAAATTTGCACATCTCTGGTAAGAAAGGTTGAGAGATATTTGACCAAATTCGTCAGATATCCTTTTAGCAAATAAATAAGGGAAACACAGCTCATTAGATCTAGATTCTATTGAGCCCGTATTGATTAATTTCGGAAAACCAGTATTACCCAACTTTATCAATCACATATACCATTTGGCCTAGAAGCTTGTGAATTAACTGCTTGAAAACACCCAACTGATTTGTGATGCCATTGCTTGTGATTGGGTTTTGACATTTGAAAGGGGTTATGTCCTTATAGGTTGATATTCATTTGTCTGATGGTACTCTTGCTAGAGCTGCAGTTCCAAGTGGTGCATCGACTGGTAAGATTGTTATATCTCTTCTGGTTCTTGTCAAACAAATATTGTGTCTGAGAAATTTAGTATTTCTTAATATACTTGAATTGAATGTTTACTGCATTCAACTCTGGTGGCCATTAGTTTTCACTTTAATGGAACATAATTGATATGTCATCTAGTATTAATTTAAAGCACATACTACATATCATCTTAATAGAGTATGGAATTGTATGGTTTCATCTTTGGAAGTGCAACTTGTTTTCACAAATGATGAAATCACAACTGTATGGTAATTGTTGATGAAGGATATATATTCCCTTGAGATACATACGTCAATGTGTTACTGAATGCTGACGTTTGAACATGGTTGTCCCTTCCTAAAATCCCACTGTTTTTGACTTCTTAGACTTGTGCAACCCGACCGAACACATGCCATTTGAAAATTATGACTGCATCATAAAATGTTGATACCAAAACTTGTCTCTTGCCTAAAACTGAATAAGCTGTTGAATAGCTGATCTTATAAAATGTTGGAGCAGTTATGTAAGTTCTCACAATTAGGAGCCGAGATTTGCTGATTAATGTGAAAGTTCATTTCAGGAATCTATGAGGCCCTTGAACTAAGAGATGGTGGATCAGACTACCTTGGTAAAGGTGTTTCCAAGGTTAGTACTACTATTTCTTTGCAAATGTTAGTGCTGATTTTTAGCTAAATGGTAAAAACTGAGATTTATTGTTTGTTATCCTCCTGGGTAATTGTAGGCTGTGGATAATGTTAACACAATCATTGGCCCTGCTCTTGTTGGCAAGGTTTGTTATGCTCTTGTTGGTTAAGTaataatttgttgatttttcTATGTAATCTTCTTTACTTATATAAATCCATATTATTGAATTTCTCTTATACATACAATTTAGCAATAGctataattaatgttttattttggaGAAGGGAGAGAATAAATCATGCTTTGCCTAATAGTCTACATCTTAGTTAATCTTCTTCATCAACCCAATGAGAATAAGACAATGAACCTAAAACTATCATACTACATGCAATACGAATTTCATGCGGTGCAATCACACGCCCATCAAAGAAAACTAAGTTTTATCGAGAGACTGCAGGACACAATAATTCTATCTGTTTAATTTTCTACCATTGCTATCTCATGCAAAGTGTGGAATTTCACAATCAGGACCCAAGTGACCAAGTTGGTATTGATAACCTCATGGTTCAACAGCTGGATGGAACTGTAAATGAGTGGGGTTGGTGCAAGCAAAAGGTATTTTGTTTAGGCATAATccactttttttatatataaaagatctCCCATAGATATCCATAAATGctaattatatttataccaTGATTTTTAGCTTGGTGCAAATGCTATATTAGCTGTGTCACTTGCTGTGTGCAAAGCTGGGGCTAGTGTTAAGAAGATTCCTCTTTACAAGGTATTCTAGTAGAAAAGTTTTTTATTCTAGAATCATATTGATGTATCATCACTGTTCTATTTTTACCCACTTCTggttaataacaaatattttttctataaatgaTATCTTAGGGGTTGATGtggattatttggatttaatctaaataaaccACCCTCACATCATCTATCACTTCTATCAAatcatcaacatacaaaatatctttgcttttataatttataacattttcaaatactaatacaaaggatattttaagtcatttaacccaaataatctacTTCTTCATCAATCAAATCTCTCTTCTAAAAATATCGGTTTATTTCAAAGaaaccctacatcaaacaagctctcaCACTTGAATTCTTTGCTTATACTAATCTGTAGTCTGTTTCATTTTGTCTGATGGGTGATATTGATGACTGCAGCACATTGCAAACCTTGCTGGAAACAAGAAGTTGGTGTTACCTGTTCCTGCTTTTAATGTGATCAATGGTGGATCACATGCAGGAAACAAACTTGCTATGCAGGCATGTGCGCTCATCATTCTATTTGCACTTCTTAAACATCCAATATTTTGCTTGTTCTGAATCAAGTGCCAAATATTCTTTCAGGAGTTCATGATTCTACCTGTTGGAGCTTCCTCGTTCAAAGAGGCGATGAAAATGGGTGTGGAAGTTTATCACCATTTGAAGGTGGATTTTGCGTTTTGGTTAAATGCAAATATTTGATGTTATTCCTTGCAAGTTCCTTGCTGTTCTTAACCATTGGTAATTTCAGGCTGTCATTAAAAAGAAGTATGGTCAGGATGCAACAAATGTGGGTGACGAAGGTGGATTTGCCCCAAATATTCAGGtctatttactttttatttttcatcaaaagGATGTCAGACAATTGGTATCGGTCTTTGGGATCTGAACTGCACATTGATGtcaattttcaaacattttgtTTTATGTCCATTCAGGAGAACAAGGAAGGACTTGAATTGTTGAAGACAGCTATTGCTAAAGCTGGTTATACAGACAAAGTATTGTGTCTACAatgaaattcattttttttttctgtctATATATGATCAAATAAGCTTAACAGgaaaatgaaattgattttaggTGGTCATTGGTATGGATGTTGCTGCATCTGAGTTTTATGGAACTGATAAGACTTATGATCTGAACTTCAAGGAAGATGTGAGtttcttaatttgttatattgtttatttatgattttcttttagaTGCTTGACTAGAGTGCTGGCTATAGACAATTTCTTCAGTTAAAACTATCAATTAACACAAGAAGAAAGATGGTTACAAAGTATACAATGGAAAAGAAAAAGACCCTTTCCTCACAATCTTTACACCTGAAAACAATCCAAATATTAGGGTGGTGTATGATAACACAACTTATCATTTAATCTTAATAATAACTCCTTATTTTGATTAAGTTCATTTgctaattgtttttaaatttacttaattatttagattcaactcaaattaatcTAAAAGAAGATAAGTTATCTGGCTTAATTTGTTACTATGAGTgtccaaaaaaaacaaaatccgTTTTTAGtatcacattttatttaatcaatttagaTATCAagcactttaaaattaaatattcttatttggtttattcaacATTAATTTGAGACACCTAAGTCTTAATTGACACccaattttcagttttatccaACGCACTCTAGATGTAATTTCAACTCACCTTATATATTGTCCATGTTTATACTAATATTACATTGAGTAATTTTGCACTTTTTTTTGGGTATGAAAGTGGCATATTTTCTTCATTCTAAGAACTTGACTTTATTGCTTATGCATTGCAGAACAATGATGGATCACAAAAGATTTCAGGGGACAAGCTTAAAGATCTCTACAAGTCTTTTGTGGCAGATTACCCCATTGTATCAATTGAAGATCCATTTGACCAAGATGACTGGGAGCATTATGCCAAGATGACTAGTGAAATCGGTGACAAAGTACAGATTGTGGGTGATGATCTCTTGGTAACAAACCCTAAGGTACGTACATAAATCGATCTTTCAAGTCTGATTCCTTAAAAGAGATTCCTTACTTACATGTAAAAACACTCAGAGTTTGTCCTATTTTATGTTTGACAGAGAGTGGAGAAAGCTATCAAGGAGAAATCTTGCAATGCTTTACTCCTTAAGGTATCAATGACTCCATGTCTTTTAACAGAGAGTTAGTTGAATaaacattttgaatttaacTCATTTCGTTTGTACTTGATCTTGATAGGTTAACCAAATCGGTTCTGTAATGGAGAGTATTGAGGCTGTTAAAATGTCCAAGCATGCTGGATGGGGTGTGATGGCTAGTCATAGAAGGTCTACTCCCTatagattaatattttatttttaaaaaaagtctCAAGATGCTAATGGAGGTAAGTTTCATTTGAATTTTGCAGTGGGGAGACTGAAGACACATTCATTGCTGATCTGTCTGTGGGTTTGGCCACGGTAATCTTTAGTTTGTAGAAGTGccatattttgatttaaactaaaatttcttttttgtttatcTAATGTTTGCTTTGGATGGTTTTTCAGGGACAAATCAAGACTGGAGCTCCTTGTAGATCAGAGCGTCTTGCTAAATACAACCAGGTTTTTGCATTTACGCATTTTCATCAATGTTTGGATTTTTAGTTATTGGAAATACCCTTCATTTACCTAAAATATCACAATGTTCTTGCATTACAGAggaaatagttaaatatatgaGACACTTAGTAGAATCTCTTTTTCAAAACAATATCaactttttttcaataaaagttTAATGATCTGCTCATCGGCAATAATGTTTATTAATTGCTGTAGTTGTTGCGGATTGAAGAGGAGCTGGGTTCGGAAGCAGTTTATGCCGGGAAGAACTTCCGAGTGCCCGTTGAGCCCTATTAGAGTCGGGAAGAGTTGCGATTGAGTCTATCTCTCATTAATGTTGTTGCAGGCAGCAGCAAAATAAGCTATTTTACTTACTATCATTGAGTGTCTTATCTGACAAACAAATAAgttctctaaatttttgttcTATTCTTGCTTGCAAGATTATTACATTGGAGAAATTGCCTACTCTTCAATTAATGGTTTTGTTATTGCAAATCCAACTGTATTTGGAAAGGAACAAATATGGATTAGGGATTAATAACGAGTTTACAATTCTCCATGTgttacttttcttttttccaaATTGAAATTcccaaatacaaaataaaactcttaaacgaatctatttaaaaaatggctgtgtttaataaaattatatatataaataaatgagactaacaaattatatatatatatatatatatatatatatatatatatatatatatatatatatatatataaacagtgaataaaagaatatatatatgtttagttttctagtttataattaatttttatataattatatatttattttataatgcttgatcttttatatataatattaatttatttattttgagagTAACaagtttagttttatttttatttttaaaataaactttatattttaaattatattttttaataatttttatttaattctatataaataagtgattataaatatccgttattaaatatacatattttaaataattacttaatatataagttaagtTAAAAGGTCACGCCATGGATTCATtcaaaagtttaattaaaaaataaaactacttatcaaataaaaataaatgtttaataagtcaagttatcaaataaccacttaatttatatataaatgtttaaacttaaattaaatgcatctaaagttttgttttttttcttcattacataaatagattaataaaaaaaaaattcaaagactAATCTTATTTCATTAGATTGAAATGATACTATAGAGATAATAGATCACCATTCTTTATAATTCATATTCCACTTTCTTAATCAAGATATCTACTAGGTTCAATTCTGAttagaaattgatagaaaactTAGATGTTTTGGATCAAATCTAACTTATGCGAACGAAAAGgcatttaagaaaaaattatatagataatttttgttttctaaCTAGCTAGCCTTTATGccttttgatatatatatatatatatatatatatatatatatatatatatatatatatatatatatatatatatatatatatatatataaagttaattaaataattggttaaacCAGCTCAAATTAATGAcctaatctaaaatataatttttactctagcacaaattattaaaattcagCCCAAACACCTTAATTTCTTAAACAACTGCCATAAGATatgacatgaaaataaaacatgACATTGAGAACCTTTCAAGTTGATTAAATGCGGGATGTCACAACGAGgtattaaatttcatttattacaaactttttgttttttttaaataattaaattcggTTAGTATATCATTTAACACGCATCTCCGATATTAAGGGGAGCTCGATTCAAATAAGTGAATGAGAATAATAATGAGATTGATAAATGTGTGGAATGAGAATGAAAATGAGTATAATTGATAGTAGTAACACAAAAAATATTGTgtatattatcataaataaaaaaatgatctattattagagaaatatattatctataaaagataaagttacGTAATATTacaaaaagaagataaaataacaagaaaatatcttatttatatttgttgagttgatgctcaaatcgatatttcaaatttgaggattttgaaatcaagagatgGATTTTCTTTGAtattactttcataaaaaaaaagaacaatcattgtcttcaaaataattttataaaatagaagaaaaataaagtttataaaatcTTCGTAtgatttattacaaattttataataatgatatgaaatttTGATCATACATTGATTAAAAGtgaatgtgacaattatatatatcatgatgACGATgcaaattatttcattacgtgtcttttgtacaataattttatagttgaaaattatgataaaataattaaatcctatAAGCatgtgaattgcactacacaaaatatcatgtttttatcaaatcatatatttatattgttaagtGAAAGACTTTACAtctacaagtgaatatgtttacacttagaagtgcaatcgacgtatgaaaatattctaagaaaattattGTAACGTCCAGGGGACGACGATGACACCTCCTGGTCCCCATATCTTAGCACGTGTCGCGGCGAGACAGACACGTAGCAATATGGGGGGGAAGATATCATATCGCGGGATAACTTGAGATTCGATgcatttcaaccttggtttatgttgggtattggttgacccaacattgtggcccaatctctagtaacccgcttattgaacttgacctaataatataaatagatactactcttTTGGTGGGAGGCAGATGTCAAATTtctttgtggtgtttggatgctaAAGAGAGGAATGCCTCCATTGTGTGAGATATTAGTACaacggaatcgataaacaagaggactgAACCAAACTccaatcgcattcacacccaacagtggtatcaaaGCTAGGGTTTGTAATTGAGGTTTGAGATTGGGTTGGAGGATATAAGTTATCTTCACCAATAAACGTAGATTTGTCctatatttcttctttaatcctctTGCTTTTATTCTCTACTTCTGCTGCTACCGGAGGAAAAAGAAAGTTGTTTCCGCCTCTAGAGAAGAATTCGTTGCTGTCATGTTTAACCATTATCGGTGTAGCGTTTGTCGTGACCGTTGAGAATCAAAGCTGTCGCCGTGCCGTTGTCGTGCCCTGCTGTGCCGTTGTTGAGAAGACGAAACAGCAAATCACCGAGCGGGGTGGGTAAGTCGAAACTTTCTTTGAGTTTCGCAAGGTATCATAGCTTGAACCCTCCTATTAATTTCTAccaattgattgttgattgcttttaatttgtttgatagcatGTCTGGTGTTAATCAACATGGTATGGTTC
This is a stretch of genomic DNA from Impatiens glandulifera chromosome 4, dImpGla2.1, whole genome shotgun sequence. It encodes these proteins:
- the LOC124933958 gene encoding enolase 1 codes for the protein MATIQSVNARQIFDSRGNPTVEVDIHLSDGTLARAAVPSGASTGIYEALELRDGGSDYLGKGVSKAVDNVNTIIGPALVGKDPSDQVGIDNLMVQQLDGTVNEWGWCKQKLGANAILAVSLAVCKAGASVKKIPLYKHIANLAGNKKLVLPVPAFNVINGGSHAGNKLAMQEFMILPVGASSFKEAMKMGVEVYHHLKAVIKKKYGQDATNVGDEGGFAPNIQENKEGLELLKTAIAKAGYTDKVVIGMDVAASEFYGTDKTYDLNFKEDNNDGSQKISGDKLKDLYKSFVADYPIVSIEDPFDQDDWEHYAKMTSEIGDKVQIVGDDLLVTNPKRVEKAIKEKSCNALLLKVNQIGSVMESIEAVKMSKHAGWGVMASHRSGETEDTFIADLSVGLATGQIKTGAPCRSERLAKYNQLLRIEEELGSEAVYAGKNFRVPVEPY